GCCTTCACGTTTCCGTTTATCTTTTTGGCAACTGATCTGACAGTACGAATTTTTGGTGCCCAACTTGCGCGTAAGATCATTTTCTGGGTGATGCTACCAGCGCTGGCAGTGTCTTATGGTTTATCGGTATTGTTTTTTGAAGGGCAATTTCAGGGTTTCTCACACTTAGGTGAGTTTAATTTGTTTGTTGCGCGTATTGCGATTGCGAGCTTTATGGCTTATCTACTAGGGCAAATCCTAGATGTGCATGTGTTTAATCGCCTGCGCCAGATGAAGCAGTGGTGGGTTGCCCCAACGTGTTCCACTCTGTTTGGTAACGCGCTGGATACTATCGCTTTCTTTGCCATTGCATTCTACCAAAGCCCTGATCCATTTATGGCCGAGCACTGGACCGAAATCGCGCTGGTGGATTATGGATTCAAACTGGTGATCAGCTTGGGCCTATTTGTACCTATGTATGGTGTGCTGCTGAATTACTTGGTGAAGAAACTCACAGCTGTTAATCCTGACTTTAAAGTGATTGGCGCCAAATAAGGTTCGCCCTTCGAAAACAAAAAAGCCCGACAAGTGACCTTGTCGGGCTTTTTATTTGTTCTTTAGTTAGTTGGCAATGATGCTCAAAGGCCAGCCAATGTCACTTTGACGGTTGGCTTCTATTTCTAACTCCGCCGCAGTTAGAGGGTTGGCTTTCAGCCACTGTTCTGCAACCGTTAGGGTGAGCTTATCGCCTTGAGATTGAAGTGCGATATTGGGCTCCAAATCCGGATTGCGACGATGGGTCAGTAAAACCGCGAGACGCAGCAAACGTAATACCCGTTTGGCACTGTTACCTGACAGCGCATGTTGCTCTGGCAGAGAAGTGAGTTGTTCGCGATAACGACGTGATACTTCACCAAGGAAGTGCTTTTGTGCTCGGGTGTAACCGGGTAGATCCAAGTTTTGCAATAAGTACGCACTGTGCTCACCGCCTTTCTTGAAGTCAATCGTTAGACCGATTTCATGCAGCTTCGCCGCTGTCTCAAGCAGAACGCTGCCCTGAGCTTCTGCAATCCACTCGGCTTCACATTGCTCAAGCAGTTTACTGGCTAAGGTTGCGACTTGTTGACCGTAAACCGTATCAATTTGGTAGCGGGTTTGAACACTGGCAATTGTGCGAG
This window of the Vibrio neptunius genome carries:
- a CDS encoding 7-cyano-7-deazaguanine/7-aminomethyl-7-deazaguanine transporter — encoded protein: MSNFTPAQQRKALLLLVLFHLIIIASSNYLVQLPFTIFGFHTTWGAFTFPFIFLATDLTVRIFGAQLARKIIFWVMLPALAVSYGLSVLFFEGQFQGFSHLGEFNLFVARIAIASFMAYLLGQILDVHVFNRLRQMKQWWVAPTCSTLFGNALDTIAFFAIAFYQSPDPFMAEHWTEIALVDYGFKLVISLGLFVPMYGVLLNYLVKKLTAVNPDFKVIGAK